A section of the Maniola hyperantus chromosome 23, iAphHyp1.2, whole genome shotgun sequence genome encodes:
- the LOC138403963 gene encoding uncharacterized protein, with protein MELEQLDTILVQLNQLRTYLVKIGPSRRKGDLLVKKYSEANKCYNSYLEVIGIVQEKFDKNEYTQDTQKYVLGIKYKVESLYRDIFNLCNLQETSTDKMESKVSFDLKTAVNLLPIMTDDESVTQKLIDAIELYNSMLNTETKCLLVNFILKTRLSRNAKLRLNTKYDDVESLLRDMKLHLLTKKSDVALQSKLQSTVQANKSIEEFGQEIEKLFVELTISQADGEPSKYEILRPLNEKNAIKRFADGLRSQKLSTIIAARNYSTLKDAIRAAEDESLVNPPPPFMTYQRGQFRGRRGYNNFNRGRPQYYPRSYYNNSYHNNDHFHNNSQRYSYYNRGFSSARNAVRGANPTRGRGVTYQWQNNNRSSRGAFTNRNQRKINYAAPSSTENNESSEKFFRP; from the coding sequence atggAATTAGAACAATTAGATACTATATTAGTGCAATTAAATCAATTAAGGACTTATTTAGTGAAAATCGGACCTAGTAGAAGAAAAGGGGACTTGTTAGTGAAAAAGTACAGTGAGGcaaataaatgttataatagttatttagaAGTAATAGGGATAGTACAAGAAAAATTCGATAAAAACGAGTATACACAGGACACTCAAAAATATGTATTAGGAATTAAATATAAGGTAGAGAGTTTATATagggatatttttaatttgtgtaatttacAGGAAACTTCCACAGACAAGATGGAGAGTAAGGTAAGTTTTGATTTGAAAACCGCGGTAAACTTGTTGCCTATTATGACCGACGATGAAAGTGTTACGCAAAAATTAATAGATGCAATTGAACTTTATAATTCGATGTTAAATACCGAAACTAAATGCTTACTTGTGAATTTTATCTTGAAAACACGCCTTTCGCGTAATGCTAAGCTACGCCTTAATACAAAATACGACGATGTAGAATCTTTATTGCGGGACATGAAATTGCATCTGTTAACTAAAAAATCCGATGTAGCGTTACAAAGTAAACTACAATCGACCGTTCAGGCCAATAAGTCGATTGAAGAATTTGGACaggaaattgaaaaattattcgTAGAATTAACGATTTCACAGGCTGACGGAGAGCCGTCAAAATACGAAATTTTGCGGccattaaatgaaaaaaatgctaTAAAACGGTTTGCAGATGGATTGCGGAGCCAAAAATTAAGCACGATCATAGCCGCACGCAACTATAGCACTCTGAAAGATGCAATAAGAGCAGCGGAGGACGAATCCTTAGTGAATCCTCCTCCTCCTTTCATGACATATCAAAGAGGTCAATTTCGTGGTAGACGTGgttataataactttaatagggGAAGGCCACAATATTATCCaaggtcatattataataattcgtaTCATAACAACGATCACTTTCATAATAATTCCCAAAGATATTCCTATTATAATCGTGGTTTTTCATCTGCCAGAAATGCGGTCAGGGGTGCAAACCCAACTCGAGGTCGTGGTGTTACATATCAGTGGCAAAATAACAATCGGAGTTCACGAGGAGCTTTTACAAATAGGAATCAGAGGAAAATAAATTATGCTGCTCCTTCGTCAACTGAAAACAACGAGAGTTCAGAAAAATTTTTTCGTCcctaa